The Anomaloglossus baeobatrachus isolate aAnoBae1 chromosome 7, aAnoBae1.hap1, whole genome shotgun sequence sequence CTCCTGATAAAGGAAATATTGGAGAAGAGACGAGACTAGACGAGACAGCCGGCCTGCGTCATTCGGGACTGTTTGCTAATGACAAATATAACATCTTGTGAGCTTAGAATTCTGAAGAAAATACTGACCACGTAAAGCACCTGAAAGAGCGGTATGGCTACAACGTGGGTCCACTCATGGGTCACCTGCGCATGCTGCAGGCTGTCACCTACAACCTTACATTACAAAAATCTGCTACTCAGACGTCTGCAACTGGTCTGAGAAATATCCACGTTGTTAGGAACAAATGTATGTCAGCTTATAGGGCacagccagcaggattttcatatataaagtgaagccgatgctatactggtgctaggatgctgaatgtaagcatagcttttgttcagagattggatgctttatttcagaaatatgtgcaagtaaagttccagcaatgcactgctatttgattgacaggtgcaacaggaagtgaaTATGTGGGTCGCATCTTACTATCTATTACCTCCCTGTCTGCtgtctggccttcctccccctgtcactgtggcacccctgacctggtcaggcaccactgagtactgcacccatgctgggtgagtgcaaaacaggtaatcccaaaggctgagtagggtgtgtatgcacagaccctCTTTAactaggtcacacacacacacacacacacacacacacacacacactagaggggacccctgggcagaccctggaggaggcatggcctccacatctcagttagtgtggtgctgtagtgaagctggaaggagagttgtgcagtggcagtcagaggagaaggagtggagcagccgtgttTGAAGTGTAGGCGCAGAAGAGCGGGACCActggtcagaccctgcacgtgtagtggctgctggcgggggagtacattACCACCTAGTCAGTCTGAAAAACACCtgaagaaagagagcagtaaggagttgagtacgaggactcctggtaatgaaagcacgcacggggaacaggtccctagagccagacatccatttagtggtctgctaaatcctgcaggtggtgggactagaggttccacacgaACCATCACAGAGCcagagcatcaacagcaacgagggggcccataaggaggatcgagcctggaaccatcttttccttggtccacgctgtcagcaaacgggtcagaaaggggagaaaggcagctgtgacttccctggatgaatcccatggtgctttaagtcaggggttgtccgaaacgaaAGTGctgggaaggcgagtcagcagtcacccttatatcagcctgaaggatacctggttctctctggttcatctcagcatcgcccgggttgcctcactctaccagcaagaagtgagtaaacagttgaaagacattactggactgagactgagttattctgtgacctgtggttccacacacatacacccgagcccctggggccagcctcactctcgggaggccataccatcaaACTGCAAAtgtcatcagccccagacgctcattaaactgcagtggcggtcccctatcaCCCTGGCCGCAAAACCGAgattggcgtcacgactcctatgaaagtgaacctgacatacctgtggccagaagggtccctacagagaagtccccgcagtgtcccgcaggcgaccgctgcagcgctgcggTGGGCGACTCATCACCATCATAGATGTTAATTTCGGCGCATGCACAGTATCATGTGTATGTTTTGCAGAAAAGTcttcactaaagggtgctttacatgctgtgacatcgctagcccacCTCTTTGTTGCAAtatgttgtgatcgctgccgtagcgaacattatcactacggcagtgtcacacgcacatacctgttctgcaacgtcgctgttgatgccgaacaatccctccctcaagggggaggaacgtttggcgtcacagcgacatcacaaaacggccgtccaatagaagaggaggggaggagatgagtagccggaacatgccgcccacctccttccttcctcattgccggtggacgcaggtaaggagatgttcgtcgctcctgcggtgtcacacatagcgatgtgtgatgccgcagtaacgaggaacaaccagcggcatgtaccaccaacgatatttCGTAAAGGAGCAAAGTGTCAACGTCACCGATTTtttatgtttttgcgatcgttgcacgtcgctccttggtgtcacacgctgcgatgtcgcgaacggcgcaggatgtgcgtcactaacgacgtgaccccgacgatatattgttagcgaagtcgcagcgtgtaaagcacccttaagaaggcgttggagtcagcgcctgcgcatagcgctatctCTACCTTTGTGAACACTGTCTTCCTGCATTTTTATCCCGTCTCTTTTGAAGAGTGTGTCTCGTGTTCTTGGGTGCAGTCTCCGGCGAGCTGATTTTGGAGAAGGTCTCCaattcttctgttgtgactgcgcaCGCTCCCACAATCATAGCAAGAGCATAGGATGCAagggcgcatgcgctgccttcaCAGAGCGAATATTGTCCGATGCAGGAAGACAGAGTGTTCACAAAAGATGGTGCCGTAcatagcgctatgcgcaggtgccgacTCCGATGACAACTTTAGTGAAGAGTTTTCTGCAACActtaagggcactttgcacacaacgacatcgcaagccgatgcttgcgatgccgagcgcgatagtccccgcccccgtcgcagcagcgatatcttgtgatagcagccgtagctaacattatcgctatggcagcttcacatgcactcacctgccctgcgacatcgatctggccggtgacccgcctccttattaagggggcgggttgtgcggcgtcatagcgacatcacacggcaggcggccaatagaagcgttggggcggagatgagcgggatgtaaacatcccgcccacctccttccttccgcatagccggcgtgagctgcaggacgcaggtaagaagatattcctcgctcctgcagcgtcacacacagcgatgtgtgctgccgcaggaacgaggaacaacatcttacctgtcaCAGTCGcgcaattatggaattcccagacgctacaccgatgatacgattacgacgattttgcgctcgttaatcgtatcatctaggatttacacactacgatgtcgagtgcgacgccggatgtgcgtcactttcaacatgacccctccgacatcgcacctgcgatgtcattgtgtgcaaagtgccccttacacattATGCTGCGCATGCGCCGAAATTAACGTATATGAcggcgacagggggaggaaggccaggcaatagacaggggcgggaatagatagcaaaacccgacccccatattcccttcctgttgcacctgtcaatcaaatagcagtgcattgctggaactttacttgcccatatttatgaaataaaacatcaaatctcagaacaaaagctatgcctcGATTCAGCATCCGAGTGCCAGTATAAcaccggctttactttatatatgaaaatcctgctgattggttccttttaaaggGATTTATTTTTTATTAGGGGATTGCATATTATATCACCATAATAGAAGGTCTGTTTACAAGGTAAAGCCTAAAGCTGTTGGAAAACCACGTGTCCAGCAAGtatctacctctcctgactccgccaTACATATGTACACTCGGTTTTGTTGAAAGTGCATGTGTTTTCAATGTATAGAGGGAACAAAAGCCACTGCCAGACATCTCTGGCATCAGCTTATAATCCCTGAAGACAAAAGGATCGGGCTTTATATTCTAATTTTTTTTGTTGTGTTCCTCTCTATAGGAAAGAGCAGCAGACAACACTTGTATATAACTAATATTTATACTAGATGAGGGGGGTCCAGAAGAACGTACAGATAAGAGGGGGTCGTAGGGCCCCTGTCTTGCAGCCACAGACCACCAAAGTGGCCACTTGCAAATCCATTCCCTCATCTTTAAGAACTGGTACATGGATGACTTTCCCTTACGAGAGGCCATCGGTATCAGATCGGTGGGGGAGGGGCGATTCTCAGCACCACCAGTGATGTTGTAAACCAATTTTGCAGCaaaactgagctgcaataccaggcacaaccACTAATAAATGGGGGCGCTGTGGCAGATAAAATGGTATTTTTCTCACCAATTAATAACCGTATATTATGAGATATTGTGTTAGTAAGTTACTTGTTTTCTGGGAAGAAGAGGAGAGATCTCGCTGTCTGTCCCCGGCCCCCCCTCCCCTCGTCCCGCTCACCGCAGATCATTTCTCAGCGCTTGGCTTCACCTTTGACCTATGACTTTTCAGTGCAACCGCCTTTTCGAGTTATTGCAAGAGTTGGTGGATCACGTTAATGATTTCCATGTGAAACCAGAAAAAGACGCCGGATACTGCTGCCACTGGGAGGGATGTGCCCGCCGGGGCCGAGGATTCAATGCCAGGTGAGAGCAGCGGCCCACAGTCAGGGTACATCGTCCACATGGCACCCATCCACGGAAAATACAAAATCTGCAGCGGTAAAATCCGCACCACTAGGGGAACACGACAGGTATAGCGCAGATTCTGCAAAGTGTGAACAGCGCGGTAAAACAGACGGGGCACTTACAAAACAGGACGGGCAGGttggacgcccgaccgctgctgcaTTCATTCTTTAAGAAAATCGAGCGCAGCCACGTAGGAAATGAATGCAAGCAGCGGCCAGGCGTGACCACAAATAAAGTTCttccagcagtcggacccccacAGACCCCCACCAATCCATTATTTATTATTagtagataggtgataacttattttcaCCATAGGCCCCTTTAAACAGATCTGAACCTGATGATCCTGATGTACTTACTATTAAAATCAACGTTAGAATGACTGTATAATCCAGATATTAAGGAAAAAATATCATTTAAATATTATGGGTGATAAGAAAATCCCTCATAAAGGATTATACGGCCATTCTGACATCGATTTattaaaacaaatatttttttcactttttttaaacacaaaaaaaaaaatattttttatgataTATTAACCCACAAGGGGACGTGACCGTACAATTCATACATTGCACATATAATAGACTGTTTCCATTTatcatcatttaaaaaaaaaaaaataaaaataaataataataataataaaaaaaatatatatataaataaataaataaataaatgacaacTCTGCTTCATGTCAGTGAATGTAACACGATTGTTCACATCCACAGACCGGAAAATATATACAGAACTGACATCTATTGACACTTTAAAGTTTCCCCACTAAATACATTCATCATTTATCCATGGGATCCACTAGTGGGATCCCCATCCAGTCTAAGAACAGGGGGAGTGAAGTCGGCCGTGAGCATGGagcggtgtgtgggtgtgtgatcaccACTCTGGGAATAACAGGGACATCTGCTTCTtagtcccatagaagtgaatggagcagaggtcacaTCACTAAGCTGCTCCATACAAAAAGGGTTTAGTACCCCGATTTTTAGCATTAGTGATCAGGGTCCAAGCCCTCGAACCTTCCCCCCCTCCAGATATAGTTATGTACTAGGGAACCAACATCGCCACCTGCAGGACTATTTGTAAATTACAACCAGTGGCTCTCCAGCTGTACTGAAGGTGGtcaaggcatgctgggagttgtagttgcccCAGATTGCAGACAATACTAATATATATGATGTTTCCTGTGCCCGCAGGTATAAGATGCTGATTCACATCCGCACCCACACTAACGAGAGGCCGCATTGCTGCCCGACTTGTCACAAAAGTTTCTCACGCCTGGAAAACCTGAAGATCCACAACCGGTCACACACAGGTAGGTCTCACAGCGGCTTTCTGTCCACACGTCTGTCTGCCCCCCTTGTGATATATCAGTATATATGCTGAAGTGTTATATAGGAGAATGCCGCACAAAAGCTGAAAACGTCTTCAGACGATCCGTGTGCAAAACCGCGCAGAGACCAATATAGGTTCCTGGTGCATTTAGATgagcgttttggttttttttggtgggggggttCATACAGAATGAAAAATAAATCGCAGCATGTAAGCGATGCGTCTTCTCCATTTTTCTGGACTTAATgggtgtgtaaaaaaaaacaaccataAAAAAACGGACCCATACAGGTGCAGTAGGGTCTCCATCTCTGAGACGGGGCTTCTTCTTCATAGTTTGTGTCATGACGGACCTGGTGATGCCATTTGTTTACTTTATATTTATCTTCATACATTTATGGGTAAAGCTGTTTTAATAGTGGGaaagggatttatttttttttcccccatgaaGGGCCAGCCATTTGTGAGGCCCCTTGTCACCTCATCGGCCCCCAGATGTGTTGCTGTGACAGACATAGATGCCCCTTAAGCATCTGGGATCACAGGTATCCGCAGTCCCGGCTGTTGCAGCGAGGCGCCTCCTGTATGTTACAGCTGACATCTGCTGCGTTTGCCACAAGGCTCAACTTCTGATTTATGTTATGGGGGGaaattctctttaaagggaacctgttaccactttttcggcctataagctgcatctgccaccaccgggctcttatatacagcattctaacatactgtatataagagcccaggctgctatgagaacataaaaaacactttataatacttacctaacagtaacCAAGATACATGTCAGGCACCAGGCTTTCTAGTAATAAATGATATCTGGGGCGGACCTTGAGTTGTGCAAATATATGAAATTTATTTAAACAGGGTGGCAAGAaacacatacatagttaaaataatttaaaatcaaACATGAACAAAATACACGATCAACTCCATGGATCAGATCAAAAGCGCACTATGAGATATCATATAGGAAAACAGTACCACAATGTATGCCCTAACCCCCTATAGGGAACTCAATATAGCTCTGTGTTAATATCCCATCCGTAATCTATAATTGCATAGCTCTGGAACAGTAATCCTTGAGACTGTCTGTTAAACGACTAtagtctcaaaaaaaaaaaaaaattacggatGGAGTATTAACACAGACCTATATTGAGTTCCCTATAGGCGGTTAGGGCATACATTGTGGTACTGTTTTCCTATATGATATCTCATAGTGCCCTTTTGATCTGATCCATGGAGTTGATAGTGTATTTTGTTCATGCCACCCTGTTTAAATAAATTTCATATATATTTGCACAACTCAAGGTCTGCCCCAGATATCATTTGTTACTAGAAAGCCTGGTGCCTGACATGTATCTTGTTTGCTGTTCAGGTTCTATTGTTTGGTACATGGCTTTATTTAATCTTTCAGGTGGTGCCTAGCCTCCTTTTTTGGTGatgtactcacctaacggtcgtgctgcggtggattctagtcagatggttGTCTTGGTTCTCTGGTGCCGGCACCacttctttcagccatctttgttctccttcttctgtcgCCGCGGTgcttgatgcgtcctacgtcatgcacacgcaccggcattgaggtcctgcgcaggcgcactttgatctgccctcagcagggcagatcaaagcattgtaatgcgcatgcgcaggaccggcgagtgtctatgacgtaggacgcgtcaagcacacaggcttcagaaggaggataaagatggccaaaagaggaggcgccggcaccagagaatcaaaacaaccatctgactagaatccaccgcagTGCGAccgtctaggtgagtattataaagtgtttttttgttttacacagaggcctgggctcttatacagtgtgtccacccatttcctatcgaccgctattaacttgagaacggcggcagctataggcatagaagtggtgtctaggtatagtaaagtagccatgcgctacaaaatgaaaccacctatagcgccatgtatatagtgtatgtgacccctccaccaacattgcaggacctacgacgacgcatcacagatgcttgtgcaaacgtgtcaccttccatattgcacagcgtgcagcaagatacagtatgctgtgcagagcccagatgtgcattgcagctgagttaaatgaacgccatatgcgtgatcagcattcaatgttttggggggggtgatgagtttcatatcatagcatttctgtatgcaaggtgtcgatttgtattgaattgatgatgccctacaacttttgaattcactttttttttctctatctcgttccgttttcgagataaaaatgctaactccattgttttccagcaggtggcgctataggtggtttcattgcatagcgcatggctactttactatacctagacaccacttctatgccaatagctgccgccgttctcaagttaacacactgtgtgtgtatatatatatatatatatatatatatatatatatatatatatatatatatatatacacacacacacactatgtatataccataaatatatatatatatatatatatgcacactgtatacagcatgttaaaatgctgtatataagagcccagtggtggtggccgcagcttataggcagaaaaactggtgacaggttccctttaaatgtcaagATCTAGAGATTATCGGGGACTCCGTTTGGAGGGAGTTCCCCTTTAATATCATAGTTATTCTTGTGATCTAGAGCGCCCCCGGTGGATTTTTCTGCCATCACCTTTTTTTCATGACAccatttttttctctgttttggacAGGTGAAAAGCCCTACATGTGTCCCTACGAGGGCTGCAACAAGCGTTACTCCAACTCAAGCGACCGCTTCAAGCACACGCGCACCCACTACGTGGACAAGCCCTACTACTGCAAGATGCCCGGGTGTCAGAAACGCTACACAGACCCCAGCTCTCTACGGAAACACATCAAGGCGCACGGCCACTTCATCTCGCATCAGCAACGCCAGTTATTGAAGATACACCAGCCACCCAAATTACCAGCGGTGGGGGACGGCAGCTATGCAGGTGGTACACAACTCATTATTCCCAATCCAGCAGCCATCTTTGGCAGTCAGACCCTGCCAATCCCATTGGCATCGGGACCTTTAGACCTGAGCTCGTTGGCTTGTAGCGGCGTAGCTTCTGCTCTGGCGGGGTTGCCAAATCCCATGTTGACACTTGCAGGGTCCCCTCTCAACTTGGCCAAGGGCTCCCTGCTGTCCCAGGCGTACTCTGCCGCCGGTCTCGGATTGCCTTTAGTCTCTCTGATTTCAGCAGGAAAATCGGAAAGTGACAAGCGACTTAAAAGTCAAAGGCCAGAGGGTGTTGAAAGGACTGAAGGGTCAAAAGCGAGGCCTAGTTCAGCAGACGCACTGTCTCTGCTACCCAGCGGGGTCCTAGATCTCTCGCCTGGCATGGGCTCAGATTCTCTCCTGCCAGGATGGGTGGTCATCCCTCCAGGGTCCTTGTTACTGAAACCAGCGGTGGTCAACTGAGAAGGCCAAGCCCCTGTAACTTTCCACCTGTGCCCACTAAACCTGCTACACACAGGGGCTCCTCCTCTGCCGAAGAAGTGTGCCCCCCGTTACATTCCCGGCCCCCGTGATTCCCGCGGACCTGATGCACCACTGTGCATTTTTCAGCCTCGGAAATCTTCGCTGGATTTCTATCACTTTTGCAGAATTTGCTTTTTATTCCTTTTTGTGGGACCAAAACGGGCAGGAGGGACGGACGGGCAAACACTGAACAGTAAAGATAACTTCCCCGGGTATTGAGATTCTTTGCGGACTGAGCAGAACGAAGCACTTTGTCGGAGGCCAGGTGAAGTTACCTTTGTGATCCACGGTCTTTATTCCCCCCCCTTTCAAAATTCACGAGAGAAGGTTTCTTTTTTTTGTATACGCCTTCCGAGAAAAGCAATAATAATGGAGATGCTCGGAAAGGAGCGGACTCTGCGAAACGACAAGAGAGGAGCGGAGCGTGGGGGAGTCCGGGAAACGTCGGCTCTCGCGTCCACCCTCCGATTCTCTGCGTCCTCATCACCGGCTCTACGACGGCCGATCACACGCTCCATCCTCATTCCAGAACTGTTCCCCTCTCGGACTTGTATCGTCGCGGTCTCTTTATATCACATTCCGctcatttcttctttttttttttgacacGTACCTATGCACTAACTTTGCTCTCTGCACTTTCTCCACTCCGCACCATTTCAGTCGTCCCCCCCCCCCAATAGATATCTTGTGACAACGCATTCAGGCGCAATGAATGCCGCTTCTCTTTTGCTTTGTCCTCCGAGGGCGCagaaatttttttttgcttttaaaacCAATCAAACCCCCATATAGCCGGCATTTACCAATGAACGAGGAGGAGGTTCTCCGCAGGCGCCGCCATTGACGGAGCCAAACAAGCTATGTTATAGACTGCGAGTGATGTGTGAGTTCGATGCTCTGCTGGTATCTCTTGATTTTAAGGGTCCCCAAGTTCACGATTTGGAGTCGGGAGTTAAAGGGGGTCGTCTGATTTCCAAATACTAAAAAATTCTGCATTAATAGAGGCCAATCGAAGACCCTGACGCTGTAACAGAAATGAGCCGCAATACCACAACCAACCTGCGGCAAGGATGGCGCTGTTTTTGAAATAAGGTAGACATGGATCTTCAACTGTCCCTTTAAATTATTAGAATGGCATGTAATTGGCTGTCTTCTCTTAGGATAAAATtaggtaaaaataataaatatataataataatatttattcacttttatttccatacatcagcaacactgtccccattggggctcacaatctaaattccctatcagtatgtctttggagtgtgggaggaaacccacgcaaacacggggagaacatacaaactccttgcagatagtgtccttagtgggactagaacccaggaccccagcgctgcaagactccagtgctaaccactgagccaccgtgccgcccaataaaTCAAAATATTTGTCAGTCACCATCTATTGGATTCCTAGAGAACCAAAGGGAATTAtgagattagaaaaacatggctgctttttccCAGAAACAGCGCCCCCTCTTGCCTGCTGGCttggtctggtattgcagctcagggaCCGAGTGGTGCTGGTCCCTTTTCTCAGATTTACTCCCAGGACACTTGTGATAAGCGGCGCGTCTGCCCAAGTCTTATGTAAGCAATGCGCTCTGAAATCCAATTTGTCACAGCGGGGAATGAAAACCTTTCTGGCTCCAAGAGCAGCAATCCCGCTCGTGTGTACGTCAGCGGCACGGCCTTGTGCGTTCCCTCCGCACGTCGGGGGGCTCCGGGCCAGGCACAGGAATCCGCAGCACATTCCACACCGTCCTGCCCCCATTAGTCTCCGTGTTGTACATGGACGACCCTAGACTCGTCTGGATCATCGCAGTCACCGGAACTCCCTATGGAGACCGAGGACGCGGCGTGAGAAAGTAACCACACCCCCCCTCTCCTTTTTAAATACATTAATTTCTCAAGCCCTGGAGAGAAAATGCCAAAGTCACTTCTCCCTAAGAATTCAATATTAAAGGGGTCGTCCAGGACAAAATGATTGGGGTCTTTTTATGATAGGTCACCTATACCAGATTAGTGAGGGTCCGACGAATGCCACACCGAGACTGGAAGTAGTGTACagagcacagctccatacacagtgtactggatgacccctttaagtcaatatcacaatctcagacaacccctttaagcaaaacGTTATTTTTCTATAGTTTTCCTTCAAGCTCTTTAAAAGGGTCCATTCCCCCACCTTTTGCCTACCAGAATCCCATGGACGAACGGCAGTTTTGGGGGAAAAGACCCCTTTTTTCCCCCAATCTCAGCCCTGATTTTATCATTTATGTATGGAATATCCACCTCTTGGTTAAAGGGGTCCTCAACCATTACCAGCGGTGGGTCTTGACTCCCTTTAGAGCCATATCTTCAATGAGAATATGGTAAACCTCTGCTTTACTTTGCACATATGACTCAGTTTTGACCAATCGTACACAAATGCATCGATTTCTATGGCAGGAGTGCGTTTACGGTTCTGCTACGCGGCATCTTCATTAATGGCGCCAATGAACAGGGCCAGCCCAACCCCACGACCACATACAgggtctactttttttttttttctattgccgaTTTTTCCCATCGCATACTCACATAGAGGGATATACTGCAGAGGAGATATTCCTGACATCTGAGGCTTTAATAGCAATGTGAACGGGGCCTTAACATTGTGCACCGACGCGCGTTTCACACAACTAATAGTTCTATTCTCTAAGGATTATCAACTAAAATGTATTGTttggtgtcagatctgctttaaaGGGTATATAGTTACCAAGACTTCACAATCCAAAATGCATATAATGTCAAATAGACCTCCAAAACCTGacaaggctggtgtacttactgtgagACTCAacatcagaatggctgtataacATTGATATCAAAGTGAGCTGGTGTATTTACTATGAAAACATCAGAATTGATGTAGAATTCTTTTTTCTGGAGTCATAGAATGACTTATACAAAAATTCTAATTTATTCATAGtaaatacaccagcctcatcaggtcttaaaaaaaaaaactattaaatgTATGCATTTTGTACTGTGAAATCTGATGTTAGATCCGCTTTAAAGTAAACTTCTAAATTTCGTACAAGGTCCAGCCATATTCACAttaattctgagattttttttttttaacagcggtCAGAGCTTACATAGTCACACGAGAAGAAATGTTTGCAGCTTTCCTATTTATCAAAATGCGGCTTGCAAATATTAAATGCCACTCAGATGAACCTTGCAGATTTATATTCTGTAGATTGTGAATATATCCTGAAAAGTCCCTAATTAGACTTGTAcatttctgcagccaccactagagggcactgcTTCCTGCACACAGGTTTATTGTGTATGCAGTgagtgcagtgagctccccctagtggtggctgcaagcagAATTTTATCATTTGGCTTGATGCAGGTTTGGAGGCCTGGGGcattaaaaaaacccccaaaaaataacaacctgcattatttttttattttaaaagccagCATTTCCTTTAGGG is a genomic window containing:
- the GLIS2 gene encoding zinc finger protein GLIS2; protein product: MHSLDEPLDLKLSISKLRAAREKRDRNGGSTKRGSVHHELMIRDDGTTVITPICPSPPPGYLPRFREGDSPPFSTPPIVDLSLSPPSGMDSPSRASLSPERVTGVDIPLDTPSVRCRGDMAPSPFQFFLPLSSGLQLPPSMFLTPPKEKRLSLEYTEQKQLVCQWAKCNRLFELLQELVDHVNDFHVKPEKDAGYCCHWEGCARRGRGFNARYKMLIHIRTHTNERPHCCPTCHKSFSRLENLKIHNRSHTGEKPYMCPYEGCNKRYSNSSDRFKHTRTHYVDKPYYCKMPGCQKRYTDPSSLRKHIKAHGHFISHQQRQLLKIHQPPKLPAVGDGSYAGGTQLIIPNPAAIFGSQTLPIPLASGPLDLSSLACSGVASALAGLPNPMLTLAGSPLNLAKGSLLSQAYSAAGLGLPLVSLISAGKSESDKRLKSQRPEGVERTEGSKARPSSADALSLLPSGVLDLSPGMGSDSLLPGWVVIPPGSLLLKPAVVN